GCGCATCCATACGGCGCTGACCACGGCCAAGTACCTGGTGGCACCGCGCCTGCACCTGCTGCTTGACCGGCATCCGCGCCTGCATCTGGACTTCGTCCTTGGCACGGAACGCGGCGACTTCGTACGCCAGGGCATAGACGTCGCCATCCACAGCGGCAGGCCAACGGAGCAGACGCTGATCGGCCGCCCGCTGATGCTCAGGCCCTGGGTGATAGCCGCGGCTCCGCAGTATCTCGAGCGCTTTGGCCATCCCGAACAACCCGAGGACCTGCTGCAGCACCGCTGCCTGAACTTCACCATACGCACGCAGTGGAACCGCTGGACCTTCCACGAGGAAGGCGGGCTCAAGACCATAGACATCCCCAGCCACATCGGCGCCAACCAGGGCGAGCTGTTGCGCAGCCTGGCATTGCTGGGCCACGGCGTGGTGCGGCTGGCCCACTTCCACATCGCCGCCGACCTGGAGCGCGGAACCCTCGTGCCGCTGCTGCCGCAGTTCCAGGAGCGCAGCGAGGACGACCGCTTCTATCTGCTGTATCCGCGCGGCAGGTCCCTGGCACCGCGCGTGCGCGCCGTGGTGGATTTTCTCGCAGGAGAGTTCAGCTGAGCGGGCGTCACCCCAGGCATTGCCGCGCGCAGTCGAGCAGGCTGCGCGCCCAGCGCGCACGGGCCGAGGTGTTGAGCCACAGCAGGCCGACCTTGCGAGCGTCCGGGGCGCGGTCGCCCGTGCCGCCAGACCCGCAGCCCGTGCTCCCGTCCGGCAGCGCCAGCGCACACACCTCGCGTCCCTGGGCCAGTACGCTGCCGATGTCGGGCACCAGGCCTACGCCCAGCCCCTGGTCGACCATCATGGCCACGGCCAGGACCGAGTTGAGTTCCATGCGCTCCACGGGAACTATGCCCTGGGCCTTGAGGTAGCGGTCGGCCAGGCGCCCGCCGGCCAG
This window of the Comamonas testosteroni genome carries:
- a CDS encoding LysR family transcriptional regulator gives rise to the protein MDQFGEMTVFLRVIEEGSFSGAGRRLGMSPSAVSKLIARMEARLGVRLFERIAAAIRLTQEGERFRIASQRVVQTMEQAEACVRVADAEISGTVRIHTALTTAKYLVAPRLHLLLDRHPRLHLDFVLGTERGDFVRQGIDVAIHSGRPTEQTLIGRPLMLRPWVIAAAPQYLERFGHPEQPEDLLQHRCLNFTIRTQWNRWTFHEEGGLKTIDIPSHIGANQGELLRSLALLGHGVVRLAHFHIAADLERGTLVPLLPQFQERSEDDRFYLLYPRGRSLAPRVRAVVDFLAGEFS